atagttttaaaaaaattaaaatctcatttcCTGTTCTTCCTTCATGCCTTTTTTCTacctatttcttatttcttctatcctATCATGAGTACCTGGTGGTAAAGAACACTTTGACTAATAGACCAGTTTAGTATGACTGCTTTGATTCATACTGAGCAGCTTAAGTTTGGAGCCAGTAAAACACAATCCACTTAGCTGTGTTTAGCTGTGTGACTTaggacatattttctttttcttttttaattttcaaaatttgttccttctagatatacatgatagtagtgtattttgacatattatacacacatggagtataacttattctaattaggctcccattcttgtggctgtgatgtggaatttcactggtggTGAATTCATAAATGAGCATGGGagagttatgtccaattcattctagtgtctttcctattcctgtcccttTTCCTTCGTTTATTACCCTTTGTTTTAATTCTGCTGAacttcaatttccttatctgtgcATTGATGATAAAGTACTGTTTGTAATGCATGTAGGAAGGGTTTAAATGCTATGCACAGCATGTTAACATGACCACCGACATGGAGTTGATAGTGTTCAAAGATTGACTATGGTACTAATAAGAGTGGAACTTCAGTTGAACagaaattttgacttttttttttttttacaacacaACTGAGGGGTTGGCTGTCAGAGTAGAAAAGGAAATGTTGTTTTGTGGTTGTCTTGTTTTTTTATCTGTGAAGATATCTACTGCACAACAATGGTTTGGCTATCTGGGTCTTGGTTTCTCAATTCCAGAATGAGAACAAAATGTCCTTTTATCTCTGCAGTAGAGAGGCAAAATCAAGGTGGCCCAGACTTCAGGAAGGAGCTCATTGCTCAAACACACTCTGAGTTTCTGTTGTTTATGGGACTTGATTGACACATATATGCCCCTGGCTTTTCTCAAGGAGGTGTCAAAGTACTACATTTTCaggtcttttgaaaaaaaaaaaaaaaccttgattcTTATTTAACCATAAGTCAATGTTTAAATTTCCAGTGATACATAATAACCAACAAGTTTTTCTGGATAACAGCTCATTTACCTCCTTTATAGTGCCTATTTTTCAAGTTTTACTACCATCAGCATTTTCTATTTACTGTTGGAAAGGTattcacaaattttaaaagaaaaaaaaatcacaatgagctTGGTTTAatggcatttttatttcaatttgcaCAGTATTTTAAATGTCAAAGCATTATTTAGAATTGGAAAAGAGTGCATTCACCTTGGCAAAGGGAGAAAATAGGCGTCACTGTGTTTTTAACCACTAGATACAGCTTTTAGAAAAAACCTGCCAACTGAAAGCCATGTTCTATGATGGAATACTAGCATCCTACAAGGCAGTAGAACAAGGAGATTAAATGCATGCTAAAGCTCCGCCACCCATGGAGAATTTGCTTTTGCCTTAACAAAGTGTGCTCAGATCAGTCATGGAACAGCCCTCCTTGCAGCACAAAGTTTCTAAGTCTTGTCTTGACATCACCAAATGTTTCTTTGACTCCCAACGCCTTTCCGTGGATATCTGTCCATCCCCAACATGTTCCTCGCCTGAGGAATCCACTTTGGGCAGGTCCTGGGCTATGTTTTCCTCAGAAGCCTCATGTCTATTTGGGAGTTGAAAGTAGTTTCTTTTCTCACCtgtaggaaaggaaaaaacaatgcTACCTTAAATAGCCCCAACAAAGAAGGCAGCAGCTACCTTCTGCTCTTgaagaaatgaattaaatttctgaaatgaaattgaatcccacatgtgatttttaaaaatattgttctgaTTTCAGAGAGATTTGGCCTTTGAGGAACAGCCCTGTCATGTCTACTCTTcattttgcagaggaggaaacGTCAGTGTAAAGAGTTAAGAGTGACATACCCAGTGTCCATTGGCTGGTTAGAGCCAGATCAAGGCTTGACTGGTGCTGGCCACCTCTGCTCCACAACTAGCAGCTTcccaaggttgtttttttttttttttttacttgctatAAGCAAAGAAAAACCCTGTGTGTTCCCTACAACACTGATGAGAAAGGAAGGACATGGAGACTTAAACTTctatatctgaaaataaaatgtaggacatgctgtttttatttacATAGCTTCTCTCACTTACAATTCATTTAAACTTACTTTTCAGGGCCTTAGCACACTAACAGCACCAAGAAAATTAGATGAATAAATGCTGGTTGGTAAACCAGTAATTGACCATATAAAGAATATATGGGAAAACCTGTGAAAGTTCTAGTACATAATATTATGATTTTGGTGGTGTCTAAAAGAGATCGACTTATACGTTCATTTCACTGCCCCAATATTTCAGAGatatttcaaatgcttttttttccctagtacATTTTGGTTTAGTATTCTAGAGAGCAACAGAAATCCTAGTAAATATGCGTACTCTCTTAAGATTAAAAACCCTTATTGTTTCTATTGCTACCTAGTAATATAAACCTCAATGTTAAAGCAGTAATGGCAAGATCATGCTATTTCAAGATATTAGACCACCAAAATATGAACGCTGTGggtcattttctaaaatattttgtttaccaAGTTCATTTTAAGCTAAATTAGAATTTTTACAGTCTTACATGTAATTGCAGCATTTATTACTAATcagttcttatattttttattgtaaagcATAGCAAATAAAACCCATTGttaaaatagtcttttaaaattttttatttgttctttttagatatacatgacagtagtatatttttacatatatacatggagtataacttaatCTAATTAGGAACCCactcttgtggttatacatgatgtggagttcacTGGTCatctattcatatataaatataggtgagttatgtctgattcattctactgtctttcctataccCATCCCAACTCCCTTTTTAAATCAAGTACAAATAGATGCATACTGTATGATCTGACTtaaatgtggaatctaaaaatagTGGAAACACAGATAGAGGAGAATAGAAGTTACCtagagctggggcaggaggatgggatGTTGGGGAAATACTGGTCAAAAGgtacaaaatttcatttaaatggaaGGATTAAGTTTGAGAGATCAGCTGTACAACCTGGTGACTACAGTTAATAGCAACATGTTCTATTGTTGAAAATTGCTAATAGAATAGATTTTTGAGTGTTCTCACCACACAttcatgcacatacacacaaacacaagatAAATATGTGAGTGTTGTATATGTTAAATAACTTGGCCATTTCAAAGTGCATACAATATTAAAACAATATGTTGtatatacacaattttatttgttaatttataaaaaaaaataaagtaataagtgCTGTCATTTATTGCAATAGTTTACTCTCTTTGGTGCAGTgtagaataaacaaatattttgactCTTGAAGCCAGATAGACCTGATTTGCTTCCTAGCCACATGGCTGAACACCTGGGTGGACAGTTTTCTCCTTGGTAAAATGGTAAACAGTGATAATATTACCTACTTTTTGCATCCTTATCAGACTGAATGAAATGATACATATAAAACTGCTTGGCACTTAATAAGTGCCcaataaaaatttcttcctttcaTCATTATTTGACACCTATCCGAATTCCAATTTATTACATTCTGTAGTTATCTTGGTGTGAAAATCTTGCTATGCCAACAGTCCCTTGAAATTACTTACTTCTATGTATTGCACATCGATAACACCTGCAGTAGATGCTAAGCTCATGGAAGGAGCCAGGCAAACCTATGATTTCAAACAAAAGCCTAAAGAaaatgagatcttttttttttttttttaaaaagtaactcacCTTTTTCCCTAGCCAAATTCAGCTTATTTGGATAATCCCCCTGACTGATATAGAAATGGCTTAGCAGTTCTTAGAGAAACAGTTATTAAGATAACtgttaagccaggcacagtgacacacacctgtaatcccagcaatttgggaggcagaggcaggaggattgcaagattgaagccaacctcagcaacttagcaagaccctttctcaaaatataaaataaaaaataaaagggtggaggatgtagctcaatgatagggCGCCTCTGAGtacaatccctagtgccaaaaataaaataactgttaagaaaatctaagggggaaaaaaagggcagGTCTAAAGAGTAAGGGACACGAGTCGTGAGCCACTTTACCTTGCTGAGCTTGAGGGATTCCCTCCAGGTGCCTTCTCCACCTGGAGCTGGCGCAGATGTATATGACTGTTCTTCTGTACTCCAGCCCACAGAGCTTCACAATCTCCTCGCTCCTCGCCTCTGAGATGGCAAATAGGACAGAGAGtagaaacagagtgaaaatggAGCCCTTCATTTTGCTCAGAACTGAATGAGAATCCGATAGGGAGTAAATTGCCCCGATCAAGTTTTAAAGAAACCCTCACCCTTTTGACTAATTTATACTAACATCCCTGACACTTTATTGGTCAAAAcctcattttaacaatatttgcTAAGCACATATGTTACACTGTGaagtatttttatgattattatatttttatgataatgtatttttatgattattgctAGCTATCACTTCTGGAAACCATTATTTAACTGTTAGTCACCTTTGTGAGACGATAAACAGACACTCTCTTGGGAGACATCACTGAGACTCATGGACTCCAGAAGCAGTCAAGCATGAATCTCAATCTCTGCTTTGCTACTTACTGACTGATGCAGGGCAAGTTTCAAACACTGAACCTTAAGAACCGTATCAAAAGAATGGGAAACCCCACctgataaaagattttttttttgagtattaaaAGCAACATCTATGTCAAGGTGGTGGAAAGCCACGCTTACCCATGCAGACTGCcatgtcctgggtttgattcctggctTCCCACTTAGCAGATCTAGAATCTTGGAGCAAGTTTTTTCAgtattcttatttgtaaaatttgcTGCTGGTAATAACTATGTCAGAGAGCTAATGAGATAACATGTCTCCCACTTGATACAATAAAGAGTCAACAATTTGCTGCCCTCTTCCCTAACCATCAGAATTGACTAGGAAAGACAACTTTTGTTCAGAATTCAGGAGAACCTTGACTAGAATCTTCATTGCTATTCTTCACCCCTGATTTAAGTTGCCTTTCTAAGTACACCTTTCTATTATAACAGAAAACTGAAACTATAATCCCAAACAGCTAAATAATGAAATCCCTTTTTCTGTAAGCCCTCTGAAAACATATTTCTGCAAAGCTCTTAACCTAAACTGAGAAGGATGACATTTAAGATCTCAAAGAATTGATGACTCGCTTTTGagcaaattgaaaaaaataactttttagttgattctgtggggggaaaaagaatTCCCTCAGTCTGTGGCCAAGATCCTATCGCCCACACTTCCTAgtcc
This region of Ictidomys tridecemlineatus isolate mIctTri1 chromosome 11, mIctTri1.hap1, whole genome shotgun sequence genomic DNA includes:
- the Insl5 gene encoding insulin-like peptide INSL5 yields the protein MKGSIFTLFLLSVLFAISEARSEEIVKLCGLEYRRTVIYICASSRWRRHLEGIPQAQQGEKRNYFQLPNRHEASEENIAQDLPKVDSSGEEHVGDGQISTERRWESKKHLVMSRQDLETLCCKEGCSMTDLSTLC